The nucleotide window AAATGTAATTTCTTGGGCTAGACAAAGTGTGATGTTGTCTTGTTTGGTACACTGAATGGTAACTGCTACTCATAGCCAGTGGACTCTGAATATAAGTAGCATGGATTGGTTGACACCATACCTGAACTTCCGAAGCGACTCCGCGGCATACTCGAGCTGCTTCTTCCCGGCGGACATCCACGAGACCTCCGACGCGGCGCCGTAGCCCCCGATGTCGGCCCAGCTGAGCTTCTCCCGGGCCTTGTACGGGTCGAAGACGGTCTCGGAGGCCAGCAGGTGGTTGTTCTGGTTGAGGTCGACCTGGGGGCTCTGCACCCAGGAGGAGATGGAGGACGGCTCGGACAGCGACCAGAAGGCGGCGATCCCGCTGGGCGACGGGCCGGCGCGCTGGCCCTCCCCGGCGGCGGAGGGGTTGCTGGCCCTGGAGGCCTCCCGGCAGGAGTCGGAGAGCGAGATGAAGATGTTCCTCATGCACCGCACGATGTCCTCCGACAGGTGGTTCGGGTTCGCGCCGCCGCCGAGGGCCTTGATGGAGAACTGCCGATGCAGCTTCGGGGGCGCGGCCTTCTCCGCTCTGGTGGAGTTGCTGGTGTCGCTCGCCGTGTCCTGGTACGGAGAGAGCGCCATGGATGGATTCAGATACGGAGGTAGAAAGAATGTGGTGGTGAGGAGAGGGGGGAGGCCGGCGGGCGGGCGTACGTCGGATTCGGACTCGGGTCTGGCGGCGGGGCGGTGGGAGCAGAGGGGGAGCGGCCGCTGCTTGGCGTTGGCGCGGTACTCGACGAGGCGCCGCTCGTTGCGCTCCTGGATGAGCTGGAAGTGGAGGGCGACCATCTCCTCCTCCAGCTTGGAGACGGCCGCCTCCATGGCGGAGATGTTGGAGAGCAGCTCCTGGGCCTGGAGCAATGGCAAGCGCATCCATACATGCTCTGGTTAGGTCGTGGCCAAGGATGGCAGAGAGAgaatggcggcggcggcgcgcttACGTGGGTGGGGAGGTAGGACATGTCGGCGAGGGTGACGGCGGCGTGGTCGAGCGCGTTGTCGAGGATGGCGTGCAGCGCCGTCTCCTCCCGCAGCACCTCCTGCAGCCTGAGCACCTCCTGCTCCAGCTGCGACCTGAAGCCCTTCCTCCTGGCCTTGCTCCGCGGCAACGGCATGGCTTCCCGCTCCGCCGGGGACTCCGCTGTTATTGGCCAAGGACGATCGAAGCGGCGCACGTATCGCTGATGACTCCTCCGGAACGACGACGTTCGTGGTAGTTAATGGCGATGAACTGAAGCGTGCGGAGCGGAGGCGGGCGGGCGTATTTGCTGGGGCGGAGCCGGGGAACGAGGAGACCGGCGCGACTGCGACTGCAGCAGCGAGTATTAACTGAGGAGGAGGCAAGGAGGAGAAGGAGGGGCGTGCACACTTCAAAATTTGAAATGCGCCTAGCTACTAGTCTCCGACGCGTCGCTAGTGCCGTCCGCGTGGAGGGAGTGGGTGGCCAACTCGCGACCCGAGGCCGAGGGGGAGGCGCGACAACAGGAGCCACCTCGCTGCTGGGCTGGCCCGACTGCCAGACCAGACCTCACCTGGTACTCGGCCGCTTGCTTGGGTGTGGGTGCGAGAGGCAAGGCGGCGTGATCCGCGGACCTGCGCGCCAGCAGCGTCCCCAGCCGAGGCTACCGGGGTTCAGTTCGAGGCGGGCCAGCGCTGGCCGCCGAGCCCAAGGCGACGCGGAGGCTTTGTCCGGCGCGGTTGTTCCCTTGCCCATCCACGCTTTTGTTCTCTTCTTTTACGGGGGCGCATTGCATTGTTTATCGTTACCGCGGCTAGTGGAGCGGTGGTCGCGCCCAGCTTTCGTGTCGCCCCGCACGCCGCCCCACGCCCACGGCCAAGCGGATGCGATGCGGAGACCGATGATCCCGATCCGTCCGTCGCTCTGACTGTCCGTCACACCACCCACACACGGATCCACATACTACTACCTCACCCTACCCTACCAGTTCAAAACTTTTTTTTTGCAATCTTTTTTTTTTTGCTATCTACCAGTTCAAAACTTCAAAAACTTGAACCATCGCTtgcccggcccggcccggcctCCATCAACAAAAACAAATGTGAAAAGACAAAAAAAATCCTGAACGCCGCTAGCCCGCTACGTACCGCTGCTGCCGGCGGCGACACGCGGAAACCGGCCAGACCATGGAGCACGACCGAGCCATGGCAATGAAATGAATACCGGAGACCAGATGCACCTACTCCACTAGCCGCTGTAGTAGGAGTACTGCGCCCTGATAAGTGTCGTCAATGCCCCCCAGCTCGGTTGCTTCATTCAATCGCTGCTGGTGATGGAAGGGAAGGTGGTTCAATGCGACCGACTGGAGGGAGGGATGGATGGTGACAGTTTACACTGGCCCCGCAGTAAAGACAGCATGTGGGGCAGTGGCTGTGGGTGCGTGCTGCTTGCCCAGAAAGCAGCACCAATGAATGGTCAATGAAGACGACCGCTCCGTCCCATGAATCAACAATACTCCTACTACAGCGCAATGTCGAAAAAGTGCAATGTCGAAAGCGCGCCACTTTCTCTGACAATCCGACTATGGGCATCTCCAACAAGTTGTATGTTAGTCTTGTTGGTAGAATGTTCATGTCATCAACCAACAAGCTATCATACAACTACTTCAATGGATTGTATGTAAGCTATTCAATAGATGATAAGAAAATAAATATGATTGCTCTCTATTTCACCTAGAAGCTTGTGCAAAGGTTGTTGGTTAAACTACATATAACTTTGCTCTTTTTCTACATTTATTACATGTCACATCATTACTATGTCCTAGATGGCAAATTTACCAACACCTATCTTACAACTGTTGGAGATGCCCTGTGACGGTCTGGGCCTTGGGCTCCAACAACAAGGATAACGAAATCACAACTGTGCCAACAGTGAGTGAGTCCAGCAGCAGAGATCGATCTTCCCTACCCATCATcaaaaaacaaacaaaaggaGGAAAGGCTACAAGTTGCTGGCTCAGGCCCGTTATATGCTTCCAATTAACCAACGCGTAACTTCGCGGCTCCTGTTCGGCCCTTGCTGCATCAAACAGTCGAGGAAGAGCATAGCCTCGTTGTTTCTCATTCTACCAACCGGTTTTTAGACATATTCATATTACTCTTGAAGATTTTtttcaaatatatatatatatatatatatatatatttatctATAAAAAAATCTTTTTAAAATGCAAACAACTTTCAAATTCTGGTAATCTTTTCAAAAGCGTGAAATACCCAAGATTTTTCAAAACTCGCATGTTTttcaaaaattctgaatttttttaaaacCGAAACATTTACTGAATTTATTAAAAAAATGGAGGGCCATTTTTTGAGTTCCCAAACATCTGTTTTAAATTTGTGACCAAATTATGAAAACAGGAATAATTTGTATATTCCGACAAATATTTGAAAACACAAATATTTCAAAAACAATCCAAACTATCTTCAGCTTTGCAAACATTTTCTAAAAAGTACACTTATtcaaaaagaaaagataaaaaaaCTGGTAACAGGGCTGGCCATTAAGTGTGGCGCAAGCAAGCAGGCAGAGCGCTTGCCGCCCGTGTTTACGTGTGGTTAACCGAgggttttcgtttcttttttcccTTATTATATTTTGTTACATTTTATTTTAACAGAATATCTTTAAAAATAGAAATGTTCGTCGGATATTAAAAAAATTATATTTTACAATTATATATTAATTGATAAATCATTCACAAAATTTTGTAAAAATGTGAAGTAAACTTAAAAAGTGTTTacatattttaaaaatattaTCGCATTTTAGTTTTTTTCTGTGATTTAAAATGTGTTAAAGTGTTTCATAAAGTGTTAatgcattttgaaaaaaaatgtacAGCTTAAAATGTGTTCCCACAAATACTTGCAATTTAAAACAAAAACTGACAATTAAAAAAATGACCGCATATTTTGAAAATATTTTAACACAATTAAAAAAGAGTATTAAAACTGTTTGCACATTTTGAAAAACATTCATGTAACTAAAAAATATTCAAGTGTTTTAAAAATACATCCATTTTGAAATGTATTCCAGATTTTCGCCCACCATGCAACTCATCATCTTCAACACTGCCAGCATCCCCATCGAAATTTGTGCCTTTTGGCTAATAACCTCATATCCCAAGCTTCTTGTGTGAGATCCCACCATGCGTTGCCGCTTTAGGTACACTTTTGACGTATCCATAATTTTTATTGTTTAATGTTATTATattacaacttttacatactttttgcaacaaattatattattttggggattAACATATTAATCTACTGCCCAGTATCAGCTCCTGTTTTTTGAATGCATTTTTTGTGTTTAGcaaaatatccatatcaaatgaagtccaaacacGACAAAATTTTACGGAGATTTTTAATTGAATATACGATTTTCTGCAAGAATTTATGTCAAGGGGGGCCAACGGCTTCACAAGCTCACAGGGCGCCCTCCCCCTCCTTGGGGCGTGCCTGGTGAGTGGCTCCCTCGAAGTCAATTGGAGCTATCCTTCAGCCGTAAGGAAGGTTATATCCAGAAAAAATCGTGTTAAATTTTTTAGGCCGAATCGCTACATATTTAGAAACGGTGTTCGGCCAAAAAAAACAGGTATGCGAAACAGAGAAGAAAACACGgagggagatccaatctagagGGGCTCCCGTCCCTCGGGGGACGgggagtgaaggaaatatgccttagaggcaataataaagttgatattttatatttccttattcatgataaatgtttattattcatgctagaattgtattaaccggaaacttagtacatgtgtgaatacatagacaaacaaagtgtccctagtatgtctctacttgactagctcgttaatcaaagatggttcagtttcctaaccatagacgtgtgttgtcatttgatgaacggcgtcacatcattaggagaatgatctgatggacaagacccatcctttagcttagcattatgatcgtttagttttattgctattgctttcttatgacttatacatgttcctctgtctgagattatgcaactcccgaataccggaggtacactttgtgtgctatcaaacgtcacaacgtaactgggtgattataaagatgctctacagatgtctctgatggtgtttgttgagttggcatagatcaagattaggatttgtcactccgtgtatcggagaggtatctctaggccctctcggtaatgcacatcactataagccttgcaagcaatgtgactaataagttagttacgggatgatgcattacggaacgagtaaagagaattgtcggtaacgatattgaactaggtatgatgatatcgacgatcgaatctcaagcaattaacatactgatgacaaagggaataacgtatgttgttatgcagtttgaccgataaagatcttcgtagaatatgtaggagccaatatgagtgtccaggttccgctattggttattgaccagagacatgtctcggtcatgtctacatagttctcgaaagcttaatgttcgatgatgatttgtattatgagttttgtgatttgatgaccgaagtttgttcggagtcccagatgagatcatggacatgacgaggagtctcgaaatggtcgagagttaaagaatgatatattggaaggttatattcggacaccggaatggttccgaagtgtCGGGAGGTTaccagaccccccccccccggggaagtattgggccttaatgggctttagtgaaAAGGCGAGAAAGGCCGCAAGGGGTGGccgcaaccccccccccccatggcaagtccgaactggactagggaggggccggcgcccccctctttccttctccttctcctcctccttccctctcccccctcttggaaaaggaaggggattCCGACTAGGATTgagaatcctagttggactcccctaTGGCGCGCACCCttccttggccggcctcctcctcctccttcccctcctttatatatgtgggcaggggggcaccccaaagcacaaaagttgtttcttagccgtgtgtggtgcccccatCCACAATTTACCACCTTgttcatattgttgtagtgcttaggcgaagccctgcgtggatcacatcaccaacaccgtcgccgcgccatcgtgctgacggaactctccctcgaccctctactggatcaagagctcgagggacgtcatcatgctgaacgtgtgctgaacacggaggtgccgtacgtccgatacttggatcggttggattgtgaagacgtttgactacatcaaccgcattactaaacgcttccgctttcggtctacgagggtacgtggacacactctcccctctcgttgctatgcatctcctagttagatcttgcgtaatcgtaggaaatttttgaattactacgttcctcaacagGAAGACCAATGACCAGAGGAGGAAATTGTtgtcccatctaggggggaggccaagaaagaaggaggaggaggaggaggtgtggGCTCTCTCGCCCTCTCTCCCATCTAGGGCGATCTACATCTACTTTGTCACCGTCAACAACAACTCTCTCCCCGTCTATGTAGCGGTGTAACATCTCTATCCCCGCTGCAATCTCTACTTGAACAAGGTGTGTTATGCTACATACTATTATTCAAAGATGTGTTggcatcctatgatgtttgagtagattcgttTTCCCTATGTGTTAATTGGTGATCATGATTGATTTgggttgtatgttttattttggtgttgtcctatggtgcccttcATGCCGTGCAAACGTGTGGGATTTctgttgtagggtgttgcaatatgttcataaTTTGCTTACTATCAGGGTTGCATGAGCGATAGAAGCACAAACTCGGGTAAGTGGGTTTTGCATATGGGACGAAAGAGGACTTTATACTTAATGACATGGTTGGATTTTatcttaatgatctttagtagttgcaaaTGCTTGCTAGAGTTTCGATCATAAGTGCATGTGATCCTAGTATGGAAAAGTATGTTGGCTTTTGCCTCTTCCTTATATAAAATtacaataatgattaccggtctagttatcaatTATCTAGGGACAAATCATTCTCATTGTTTTCAAAAGCTCTCTCTACTAAAAATAATTAACCTTTTATTATTCTCGCAAAGTACCtctagttttattcttgttcAAAGCAAACGTTagtgtgtgtagagttgtatTAGTGGTCAATAAAACTTGAAGATAATATaaattctacctttagctcctcgttgagTTCGACACTTACTTCTGCCTGTTTTGAGTGTTCTGTAAATGGGCGGTAGTAGAGCGGCAGTTCCGCGTGGTAATACCGCTCCAGCGGTACTACGGGCCTAACTGTCACCCTACTACCGCGGGTTTACTGGGCATTCTCATGCTAAGCGGAAGTACCGCTCCTCGCCGCGGTAGTATCGCTCTGGCGGAACTTCTGTTGGCTTCTGCCACGTGAAGTACCGCTTTTTTACTACATTCTGGACTGGTTTTGTCCCGTGGGCGAAAGTAGAGCGGCAGTTCTTGGCGATAGTACC belongs to Triticum urartu cultivar G1812 chromosome 7, Tu2.1, whole genome shotgun sequence and includes:
- the LOC125524043 gene encoding uncharacterized protein LOC125524043, which encodes MPLPRSKARRKGFRSQLEQEVLRLQEVLREETALHAILDNALDHAAVTLADMSYLPTHAQELLSNISAMEAAVSKLEEEMVALHFQLIQERNERRLVEYRANAKQRPLPLCSHRPAARPESESDDTASDTSNSTRAEKAAPPKLHRQFSIKALGGGANPNHLSEDIVRCMRNIFISLSDSCREASRASNPSAAGEGQRAGPSPSGIAAFWSLSEPSSISSWVQSPQVDLNQNNHLLASETVFDPYKAREKLSWADIGGYGAASEVSWMSAGKKQLEYAAESLRKFRLLIEQLAEVNPVHLSDDARLAFWINLYNALLMHAYLAYGVPRSDMKLFSLMQKAAYTIGGNSFSAAFIEYVILKMKPPNHRPQMALLLALQKIKSPEDQRKFCISTPEPLLTFALSCGMYSSPAVKIYTASNVREELQDAQRDFIRASVGVSRKGKLLIPKMLHCFARGFVDDNSFPIWISHFLPQQQATFVEHCVSQRRQSLLGTRTFGIIPFDSRFRYLFLPDMGSVN